The Triticum aestivum cultivar Chinese Spring chromosome 7B, IWGSC CS RefSeq v2.1, whole genome shotgun sequence genome window below encodes:
- the LOC123155961 gene encoding uncharacterized protein gives MSETDVDAQGQRWPLPRRAITVYRALAALRRHPLPHPGRMNFKRCKEVGGRRNAGDLMKVTAAKIHSLLLLSSWEYLRRRGGEGGETPWQRPVANLRVSREGILAGVVASRGAWSTGRARALTLFVLPTLHTSQSGGGQQCRRRLCDGERSLIIAAPAVPRSHYIRVLMSNMTLRPSSLQEET, from the exons AT GTCGGAGACTGATGTGGATGCGCAAGGGCAGCGCTGGCCTCTGCCTAGAAGGGCAATCACAGTGTACAGAGCTCTAGCAGCACTACGCCGTCATCCTCTGCCTCACCCCGGCCGCATGAATTTCAAGAGATG CAAGGAagtaggaggaagaagaaatgCAGGCGACCTCATGAAAGTCACAGCAGCAAAGATCCACAG TCTGTTATTGTTATCTTCTTGGGAGTACTTGAGAAGGCGTGGCGGGGAAGGTGGGGAAACGCCATGGCAGAGGCCAGTGGCAAACCTACGTGTAAGCCGTGAG GGTATTCTTGCTGGCGTCGTCGCTAGCAGAGGCGCATGGTCGACAGGAAGAGCCAGGGCATTGACACTTTTCGTGCTACCAACACTACATACCAGC CAGTCCGGAGGAGGCCAGCAGTGCCGACGACGGCTCTGCGATGGGGAAAGGTCGCTCATCATTGCGGCACCAGCAGTTCCACGATCACATTATATCCGCGTGTTGATGAGCAACATGACTCTCCGCCCTTCCTCCCTCCAG GAAGAGACATGA